The sequence below is a genomic window from Acidobacteriota bacterium.
GGCATGTACAAGATGCCGCGCCGCTCGTCGTTCAACGCCACGCTGCAGTTCTCGAGCCAGGACCAGAACGACGCGCTCATTCCCTGGACCACCAACGGACCGCTGCTCAACGCGCCGGGGCTGGGCCTGACGACGCTGCCGCGGAGTTCGGCCGAGGCCAGCGCGAAGGGCCTGAACGCGCTCTTCAACTTCACGTCGCGTCCCGTGCGGTACTTCAGCTTCAACGCGCGCTACCGCTACAACGACCGTGAGGTGACCACCGCCGATTTCGATGCGCGGTCGAGCACGCGGTTCGACGGCGGCACGGCAAACCACGGGCACAACCACCTCTTCAACGTCACCCGGAAGAACTTCGACGTGTCCGGCACCTTCACCCCTCGGGGGTTCGGCGCCGTCCGCGTCGGCTACGGGAACGAGCAGTTCGAGCGAGAGGGGCGCGGGTTCTCCGATGTCAGCGAGAACATCTTCCGGGTCTCCTACGACCTGATCACGAACCAGTACTTCTCGGCTCGTGCCAGCTTCGACACGGGCAAGCGCCGCGGCGAGGGTTTCCACCTCCAGGGCATCGACTACGAGGTCCAGACGGCAGGTGAGCAGCCCGGCCTGCGGTACTACGACGAGGCCGACCGCGATCGCAAGCGCGGGTCCGTGGTCTTCACCGTGATGCCCACCGACATCGTCGACTTCTACGTCAACGTCGCGATGGGCACCGACAAGTACCTGGCAGACGACTCGATTCCCCCTGGCCGCGAGTTCTTCGGCCTGATGGACTCGGACGTCGCGAGCTACAACGTCGGCGTCAACGTCATCCCGAACGACCGCGTGGCCTTCGGCGCGAGCTTCGGACGCGACTCCTTCAGCGCGCTGCAGAAGGCGCGTAACGCCAACCCGCCGCCCGACGCGAGCTGGACCGACCCGAACCGCAACTGGACACTCGACAACGAGGACACGGTCAACAACTTCAACCTCTACCTCGATGTGGCCAAGATCGCGGGGAACGCCGACCTGCGGCTTGGGTGGGACTTCAGCGACTCGGATCAGTCGTTCGCCTACGGCGGCCCGCGCCCGGCCGCGCTGCAGGCGGCGGGTACCTTCATCCCGCTGCCCAACGTCACCAACAGCTGGAACCGCCTGACCGCTGACGTGAAGTACTTCTTCACGTCGAACGCGGGCCTTGGCGTTGGCTACTTCTACGAGAAGCTCGACATCGAGGACTGGGCGACGATCGACACCAACGGGGCCGTCCTGTTCACGCCGGCGACGGGCGAGCCGCGCCTCGACTACCTCGGCGGCCTGCTGACCGGGTACGGCAACCGGCCGTACAAGGGCAGCGTCGTGCACGTTCGTCTGCTGTACCTCTTCTGACGCGCTTTCCGCGTGAGCCTCGTGGGCCGGTCGTCGTTCGACGACCGGCCCGCTCCCTTTCTTGGCTCCTGCGTTCCCCTCCTCGAGGGCGACGCAGCCCGGGGTGTGGACCTGCGTCGGAAGCGCGCGGCCGACTCGACGGCTGCCGGGTTTCCGGAAGTCCAGGGCTCGAAATCCGCCCAATTGGGGCCTTTTTCGGAAGACGCTGGGTTGGCGTCGGCCTTGCAGGTCCTTCTGGCAAACTCTGGTGCCCCTGCCCCGCGCGAGCGCTCGCCCGGATCACGGCACGCACCTCGATTGTCGTCGCCTACGGAGGCCCCCGTGCCGCACCCCCATTCCGTGCCTGCCGAACGATCTCCGTCAGAGCCGCCTGGTGCCCCGCCGCTGCGGCTGATGTTCTGGGAGCTCACCAAGGCCTGCAACCTGCGTTGCCAGCACTGCCGGGCCATTCCGGAACTGTCGCGCTGTTCGGGCGAGCTGACGACGACGGAGGCCTTCGACCTCATCGACCAGATCAGTGAGATCACGCGTCCGGTCCTCATCCTTTCGGGCGGCGAGCCCCTGTATCGGCCGGACGTCTTCGAGATTGGCGCGTACGGCGTCGCCAAGGGGTTCCGTATGGCCCTGGCGACCAACGGCACGCTCGTTGACCGGGCCATCGCGGCGCGCGTCCGTGAGGCCGGCTTCTCGCGGGTGTCCATCAGCCTCGATGGCGCGGAGGCCGTCACGCACGACCGGTTCCGCGGACTCCCAGGGTCGCACGCGCGGGCGCTCGAAGGCCTCCGGCACCTTCGGGCCGAAGGGGTGTCGGTTCAGATCAACTCGACGGTCGCGCGCCACAACGTCCACGAGCTGCCGGCGATGCTCGATCTCGCCACCAGCCTCGGCGCCGATGCGCTGCACATCTTCATGCTCGTGCCGGTCGGCTGCGGGGTCGAGCTGGCGGAACGAGAGATGCTGCCGACCGACGAATACGAGCGGGTGCTGCACTGGTTCTACGACCAGTCCAAGACGACCACGCTCGATCTCAAGGCCACCTGCGCGCCGCACTACTTCCGCGTGCGGGCGCAGCGCATCGTCGACGAGCGCCGGCAGGGCGATCGGTCGACGCCGTTCATCGCCCACGGCACGCGGATGCACGCCGCGCCCGACCCGGCCGGCGGCCGCCCGCTGTCGACGATGACGCGAGGCTGCCTGGCCGGCACTGCCGTGTGCTTCGTGTCGAACGAGGGGGAGATCTACCCCTGCGGCTACCTGCCCGTCAGCGCGGGCAACGTGCGTCGCGTCCGCTTTGCCGACATCTGGCGGTCGGCCAAGGTCTTCACGGATCTTCGCGACTACGACGCGCTCACGGGCAAGTGCGGCGAGTGCCGCTACACCGGGATCTGCGGGGGCTGCCGGGCACGCGCCTACGCCGATCACGGCGACTACCTCGCCGAGGAGCCCTACTGCAGCTACGAACCGGCGCTCGACACGGTCTCGCCGGCGAAGGTCTGGCAGCCGGCCGGCGAGAATCGACTCGCGCACGGGCACCAGCGCTGAACACACGGCTCGATCGGGGGTAGAATCGCGCGGGGCGGTGGTATGGCCGCCCCGAGCTGTCCCCGAGCATGCCCAGTTCCCTTCGACTCCTCGTTGCGCCCGGACAGCGCCTGCCCGTCGACGCCCTTGCCCGGGCGCTCGAGGGACGCGGGTTCTCACCGATCGTGCAGGCGCTCGACACGACCGGCCCGCCGTTTGCCGCGACCGACGGGGTCCCCACCGTGCTGCTCGTGCCCGACCCGCCACCCCCCGGCGTGCAGTCGACGGTCGACGAGTTCCGGCGTCTGGGACTCGACTTGCTGACGGTGGCCGGCCGGGGATGGCCGGCCGGGTCGGACGGCGCGCGCCTCGAGCGCCTGCGCCACGGTCACCTCGTCGCCGACGCCGACCTGCCGCCCGGTCTCCTGGCGCTGATCGTCGATCAGGGTCTCCGCCTGGAGTCGGCGACGCGCCGCCAACATGAGATGGAGGCGGTGCTGGTCAGGAGGCGGCACCAGCAACAGGTCGTCGTGGAACTCGGGCAGCAGGCGCTTGCCGCACGGGACGTCCACGAACTGATCGACCGCGGGCTCGACGCCGTGGCCGAGGCGCTCGGCGTGACGATGTCGGCCCTCGTGGAGCGGGTGCAAGGGTTCGATCTCCAGCTCCGGGCGGGCACGGGCTGGGCGGCCGGCGTGGTCGGGCGCCCCATCTCGGATGCGAGCTTCGAGTCGATGGTGGGTCTCGGGTTCAAGCGGGGGGAGCCCGTCGTCATCGAGGATGTGTCGTCGTGGGCTGGCGGTGTCGCGCCGCCGCTCCTGCGCCGGCACGGCATCGTGAGCCTCGCCCTCGCGGCCCTCCCGGGCCCGGATGGGCCCCTCGGCGTGCTGGTGGGGTGCGCCACCAGCCGGCAGACGTTCTCGCGCGAGGACGTGTACTTCCTGCAGGCGACCGCCAACGTCCTTGCGGCGGCCATCGACCGTCGCGCCGCCGAGGACGGGCTGATCCAGAGTCAGATCCGGCTGCAGAGCGTGCAGAAGATGGAGGCGATCGGCCGGTTGGCTGGCGGTATCGCCCACGACTTCAACAACCTCGTGCAGGCCATCGGCGGGTACACCGAGATTCTCCTGAAGCGGCTGCCCGAGCACGATCCGCTGCATCGCCACGCCGAGGAGATCAAGAAGGCCGGTGACCGCGCGGCGGCGCTGACGCGGCAGCTCCTGGCGTTCAGCCGGCAGCAGGTCCTGCAGCCGAAGGTGCTGGCCCTCAACTCCGTCGTGCAGAACATCGAGCAGCTTCTGAGGCGGTTGATCGGCGAGGACATCGAGCTCGAGACCGAGCTCGAGGCCGACCTCGGGTCGGTCAGGGCCGATGCCGCGCAGCTCGAGCAGGTCCTGATGAACCTCGCGGTCAACGCGCGCGACGCGATGCCAGACGGGGGAACACTGACCATCGAGACCCGCAACGTCGTGTTGACCAAGGCCGACCAGCGAGAGGCCTTCGCCATCAAGACCGGGCCCTATGTCATGCTCGCCGTGTCGGACACCGGCGTCGGCATGTCACCGGACACCCGGGCGCGGGCCTTCGAGCCCTTCTTCACGACGAAGGCTCCGGGCCAGGGGACAGGGCTCGGCCTGTCGACCGTCTACGGCGTCGTGAAGCAGAGCGATGGGTACATCTGGGTCGACAGCGAGCCCGAGATGGGCACGCGGGTGCGAATCTACCTGCCACGGGTCGACGCCGCGCCCGATCCGACCGAAATCCGCCGCCGGGGGCCTGCGGTGGCCGTGCCGAGGGGCCACGAGACGCTCCTGCTCGTCGAAGACGAGGAAGGTGTGCGCGAGCTCATCCGGGAGTGGATGGGTGGACACGGCTATACGGTCTTGACGGCCGCGCACGGCAACGAGGCGCTCCAACGGGCCACGTCCTACGACGGTCCCATCCATCTCCTGATCGCCGACGTGGTGATGCCCCAGATGGGTGGCCCCGCCCTCGCACAGGCGCTCCAGCCGCTCCGCCCGGAGATGCGCATCATCTACGTGTCCGGGTACGCCGACGAGGCCATCGGCGACCCCAGGGTGCTCGAGGCCGGGGCGGCCTTTCTCCAGAAGCCGTTCACGCTCGACAGCCTGCTCAGGAAGGTCCGGGAGATCCTCGACGCGGCCGGCGAGACCGGGCGCTGAGCAGCCGCGCGTCGACCGACCGCTCCGCCAGCGCGGGTCGTCGTCTACGTGAGGATCTTCCGTGCGATCTCGAAGAGACCGGGTGCCCGCTCGTCGAGCATCGCCAGCCAGGCCGCGTCGATGCCGAGCTCCTCGCAGACCGGGTCGTCGAGGATGTCTGCCTGGTCGACGTCGCAGCCGAACCCGTAGCGGTGGGCCAGCCGGTTGGCCGCGTACGCGACCGCCGTCTCGCGGCGCTGCGAGGGCGCTGCCGTGTACTCGTGGTGGTAGACGACCGGGGCTTCGAGCGACGAGGGGAGCCGCCACCGCCGCAGCGCGAGGCCTCCCATGGCCGCGTGTCTCTCGAGGATCGCGAGCTCGACGATCGCATCGGGGAGGGGAGTGCCGGTGCGTCGGCGGTGGTCGTGGGCGAGCTTGAGGATGACCAGCTTCCCGATGTCGTGCAGGAGGCCGCACAGAAACGCCTCGTCCTGGCCGACGCGCACGCGCTCCGCGAGCAGCCGGGCGACGTAGGCCGTACCGATCGCGTGGTCGACGAGCTGGCCTCCGCGTCCGCCGTACACCGCGGGGTCGTGCATGCGCGAGGTGAAGCACACGGTGACGACGACGTTGCGGATGGCCGAGGTCCCGAGCCGGACGATGGCCTCGTGGACCGTCGAGATCTCCTGGAGGGGCGCGCTGAAGGCCGAGTTCGCGAGCCCCAGCACGCGGGAGGCGATAACCTGCTCTTTCGAGACCAGGGCCGACAGGCGCGAGATCGACACGTCGGGATCGGAGGCGAGCTCGATCACCTGGTGCGCGAGCGCCGGGAGCATCGGGACGACGAGGTCGTCGGTCGTCAGCCAGCCGAAGAGGTCGTCGGGCGGCAGGGCCGCGTCCGCGACGATCTCGGGGGCGGTGTGGGGATCGGGCACAGCGGTCTCCAGGGGCGTCGCGCGCCAGCGCGCGGCCTCAGCTCGTCACGATGAGCTCGACGAAGATCTCGTGGTCGTCCATCCTGAACGGCAGCAGGATCCGCCGACCGCGCGTCATCGGCTTGATGT
It includes:
- a CDS encoding MtrB/PioB family outer membrane beta-barrel protein — translated: MRTRLTAVTAALLLASATYAMAQTTPSAPGPITPKWGTIELGGIFGDVSGDEARFERYRDDRNGLFSNVKFNVDTPTYAFDATAYHIGYRDQRYALNYDRSRVKFTFLWDSLPTNLLYGALTPWSRGATRLELDDNAQRDAQNRVASGVPCVYLFPCTNPTAAAVALANPSIYNRLATRFDLENKRDTAAFGLTINATEDVDLHLKFATTKRKGEQPWGASYSFGNANEIPLPIDQRTNDFQAAFEWARPKGMFRVAWDGSWFNNDIKVVEWDNPVRLTDFVSATGSFDNSAYSNSNGPAFGRLAGWPNNTLNVVSVAGMYKMPRRSSFNATLQFSSQDQNDALIPWTTNGPLLNAPGLGLTTLPRSSAEASAKGLNALFNFTSRPVRYFSFNARYRYNDREVTTADFDARSSTRFDGGTANHGHNHLFNVTRKNFDVSGTFTPRGFGAVRVGYGNEQFEREGRGFSDVSENIFRVSYDLITNQYFSARASFDTGKRRGEGFHLQGIDYEVQTAGEQPGLRYYDEADRDRKRGSVVFTVMPTDIVDFYVNVAMGTDKYLADDSIPPGREFFGLMDSDVASYNVGVNVIPNDRVAFGASFGRDSFSALQKARNANPPPDASWTDPNRNWTLDNEDTVNNFNLYLDVAKIAGNADLRLGWDFSDSDQSFAYGGPRPAALQAAGTFIPLPNVTNSWNRLTADVKYFFTSNAGLGVGYFYEKLDIEDWATIDTNGAVLFTPATGEPRLDYLGGLLTGYGNRPYKGSVVHVRLLYLF
- a CDS encoding HDOD domain-containing protein — protein: MPDPHTAPEIVADAALPPDDLFGWLTTDDLVVPMLPALAHQVIELASDPDVSISRLSALVSKEQVIASRVLGLANSAFSAPLQEISTVHEAIVRLGTSAIRNVVVTVCFTSRMHDPAVYGGRGGQLVDHAIGTAYVARLLAERVRVGQDEAFLCGLLHDIGKLVILKLAHDHRRRTGTPLPDAIVELAILERHAAMGGLALRRWRLPSSLEAPVVYHHEYTAAPSQRRETAVAYAANRLAHRYGFGCDVDQADILDDPVCEELGIDAAWLAMLDERAPGLFEIARKILT
- a CDS encoding response regulator is translated as MPSSLRLLVAPGQRLPVDALARALEGRGFSPIVQALDTTGPPFAATDGVPTVLLVPDPPPPGVQSTVDEFRRLGLDLLTVAGRGWPAGSDGARLERLRHGHLVADADLPPGLLALIVDQGLRLESATRRQHEMEAVLVRRRHQQQVVVELGQQALAARDVHELIDRGLDAVAEALGVTMSALVERVQGFDLQLRAGTGWAAGVVGRPISDASFESMVGLGFKRGEPVVIEDVSSWAGGVAPPLLRRHGIVSLALAALPGPDGPLGVLVGCATSRQTFSREDVYFLQATANVLAAAIDRRAAEDGLIQSQIRLQSVQKMEAIGRLAGGIAHDFNNLVQAIGGYTEILLKRLPEHDPLHRHAEEIKKAGDRAAALTRQLLAFSRQQVLQPKVLALNSVVQNIEQLLRRLIGEDIELETELEADLGSVRADAAQLEQVLMNLAVNARDAMPDGGTLTIETRNVVLTKADQREAFAIKTGPYVMLAVSDTGVGMSPDTRARAFEPFFTTKAPGQGTGLGLSTVYGVVKQSDGYIWVDSEPEMGTRVRIYLPRVDAAPDPTEIRRRGPAVAVPRGHETLLLVEDEEGVRELIREWMGGHGYTVLTAAHGNEALQRATSYDGPIHLLIADVVMPQMGGPALAQALQPLRPEMRIIYVSGYADEAIGDPRVLEAGAAFLQKPFTLDSLLRKVREILDAAGETGR
- a CDS encoding radical SAM protein is translated as MFWELTKACNLRCQHCRAIPELSRCSGELTTTEAFDLIDQISEITRPVLILSGGEPLYRPDVFEIGAYGVAKGFRMALATNGTLVDRAIAARVREAGFSRVSISLDGAEAVTHDRFRGLPGSHARALEGLRHLRAEGVSVQINSTVARHNVHELPAMLDLATSLGADALHIFMLVPVGCGVELAEREMLPTDEYERVLHWFYDQSKTTTLDLKATCAPHYFRVRAQRIVDERRQGDRSTPFIAHGTRMHAAPDPAGGRPLSTMTRGCLAGTAVCFVSNEGEIYPCGYLPVSAGNVRRVRFADIWRSAKVFTDLRDYDALTGKCGECRYTGICGGCRARAYADHGDYLAEEPYCSYEPALDTVSPAKVWQPAGENRLAHGHQR